A region from the Campylobacter blaseri genome encodes:
- a CDS encoding replicative DNA helicase — protein MPSNLYDLDMERSILSSIFYSEDSFSEIYGLIDANDFYLKAHSDVFKAMLECVNSDEPIDFTFVKKRLGKNYNEPVFNEIIATNSLIDIEKYANELKEKSIRRSLISIAHKIPSKVNEFQPAKDMVDDISSKLYALVDGKKGGVVKKSDEVIHELMLEMKKQKEAVDKDLVGLDTGFRYLNEHTKGFKEGELIIVAARPGMGKTAFVLNAIQRTLNVGKGVVFFSLEMPASHLMMRILSANTSIPLSNILTAKMDDDEFTRFGDACEDMMNKKLFFYDSNYVNIHQIRTHLRKLKAKHEEINLCVIDYIGLMMSSSSFSERHLQIAEISRGLKLLARELNMPIIALSQLNRGLEARSNKRPMLSDLRESGAIEQDADIILFVYRGDVYAAQEEDERRERWINEGKDPASYVPKFTPHASEEKAEIIVGKNRNGSLGSVEVVFQKQFTRFVDHSFEPVEESTFNG, from the coding sequence ATACCTTCAAATTTATATGATCTTGATATGGAAAGATCAATTTTAAGCTCTATATTTTATAGTGAAGATAGTTTTTCTGAAATTTACGGACTTATAGACGCAAATGATTTTTATTTGAAGGCACATAGTGATGTTTTTAAAGCTATGCTTGAGTGCGTTAATAGTGATGAACCGATTGATTTTACCTTTGTAAAAAAAAGACTTGGCAAAAACTATAATGAACCTGTATTTAATGAGATAATAGCCACAAATTCACTAATAGACATAGAAAAGTATGCAAATGAGCTAAAAGAAAAAAGTATAAGAAGATCACTTATAAGCATAGCGCATAAAATTCCAAGTAAAGTAAATGAATTTCAGCCAGCTAAAGATATGGTTGATGATATTAGCTCTAAACTTTATGCCTTAGTTGATGGTAAAAAAGGCGGAGTAGTTAAAAAAAGTGATGAAGTTATTCATGAGCTTATGCTTGAGATGAAAAAGCAAAAAGAAGCGGTAGATAAAGACTTAGTTGGGCTTGATACAGGCTTTAGATATCTAAATGAGCATACAAAAGGCTTTAAAGAGGGAGAGCTTATAATAGTTGCAGCTCGTCCTGGTATGGGAAAAACTGCTTTTGTTTTAAATGCTATTCAAAGAACTTTAAACGTAGGAAAAGGAGTTGTATTTTTCTCTTTAGAAATGCCAGCAAGCCATCTTATGATGCGTATTTTAAGTGCAAATACTTCAATTCCTTTATCAAACATACTTACAGCAAAAATGGATGATGATGAGTTTACTAGATTTGGTGATGCTTGCGAAGATATGATGAACAAAAAACTATTTTTTTATGATAGTAACTATGTAAATATACATCAAATTAGAACACATCTTAGAAAATTAAAAGCTAAACACGAAGAGATAAATTTATGTGTTATTGACTATATTGGGCTTATGATGAGTAGTAGTAGTTTTAGTGAAAGACATCTTCAAATAGCTGAAATTTCTCGCGGATTAAAGCTTTTAGCAAGGGAGCTTAATATGCCTATAATTGCTCTTTCACAGCTTAATCGTGGCTTAGAAGCAAGGTCAAACAAAAGACCAATGTTAAGTGATCTAAGAGAGAGTGGGGCGATAGAGCAAGATGCCGATATTATTTTGTTTGTTTATAGGGGTGATGTTTATGCCGCACAAGAAGAGGATGAAAGAAGAGAAAGATGGATAAATGAAGGAAAAGATCCAGCTTCTTATGTTCCAAAATTTACACCACATGCAAGCGAAGAAAAAGCTGAGATTATAGTAGGTAAAAACAGAAACGGCTCACTAGGAAGTGTTGAGGTAGTGTTTCAAAAACAATTTACTAGATTCGTGGATCATAGTTTTGAGCCTGTTGAAGAGTCAACTTTTAACGGTTAA
- the ispG gene encoding flavodoxin-dependent (E)-4-hydroxy-3-methylbut-2-enyl-diphosphate synthase gives MHRYKTKKLFVGDVGVGGDAPISVQSMTFSKTKNVKETLEQINRVYFAGGDLVRCAVLDVEDAAALKEIKKESPIPIIADIHFNYKHALRVAPFVDAIRINPGNIGGKDRIKAVVEACKDRNLPIRIGVNTGSLEKEFEEKYGRTVKAMLASAEYNYKLLEDFDFTDIAISLKSSDVATTMQAYRELRPMCEYPFHLGVTEAGTVFHATVKSSIALGGLLLEGIGDTMRVSITGELEEEIKVAKAILQDSGVQKSGLNIISCPTCGRLQSNLVKAVKLVEERTRHITAPLNVSVMGCVVNAIGEAKGADVAIAFGKEQGLVMRKGEVVAKLKESELVERFLKELDEEVAEYERNK, from the coding sequence ATGCATAGGTATAAAACTAAAAAACTATTTGTTGGAGATGTTGGGGTTGGTGGAGATGCTCCAATTTCAGTGCAATCTATGACATTTTCAAAAACAAAAAATGTAAAAGAGACATTGGAACAGATAAATAGAGTATATTTTGCAGGTGGAGACTTGGTTCGTTGTGCGGTTTTAGATGTTGAAGACGCGGCTGCTTTAAAAGAGATTAAAAAAGAGAGTCCAATTCCAATCATAGCTGATATACATTTTAACTATAAACATGCTTTAAGAGTTGCTCCTTTTGTTGACGCAATTAGAATAAATCCAGGAAATATAGGTGGAAAAGATAGGATAAAAGCAGTTGTTGAGGCTTGTAAAGATAGAAATTTACCTATTAGAATTGGTGTAAATACAGGAAGTTTGGAAAAAGAATTTGAAGAAAAATATGGTAGAACCGTAAAAGCCATGCTAGCTTCTGCTGAGTATAATTATAAGCTTTTAGAGGATTTTGATTTTACAGATATTGCAATCTCATTAAAAAGTAGTGATGTTGCAACAACTATGCAAGCTTACAGAGAACTTCGTCCAATGTGCGAGTATCCTTTTCATTTAGGAGTTACTGAGGCTGGAACTGTTTTTCATGCTACTGTAAAAAGCTCTATTGCACTTGGCGGACTTTTGCTTGAAGGTATTGGCGATACAATGAGGGTTAGTATAACAGGAGAACTTGAAGAAGAAATTAAGGTTGCAAAGGCAATTTTACAAGATAGTGGAGTTCAAAAGAGTGGATTAAATATCATATCTTGTCCAACATGTGGTAGACTTCAAAGCAATTTAGTAAAAGCTGTAAAACTTGTAGAAGAGCGAACCAGACATATAACAGCTCCTTTAAATGTTTCTGTTATGGGGTGTGTTGTAAATGCAATAGGCGAAGCAAAGGGTGCTGATGTGGCTATTGCATTTGGAAAAGAGCAAGGCCTTGTTATGAGAAAGGGTGAAGTTGTGGCAAAATTAAAAGAGAGTGAATTAGTTGAAAGATTTTTAAAAGAACTTGATGAGGAGGTTGCAGAGTATGAGCGAAACAAATAA
- the thiD gene encoding bifunctional hydroxymethylpyrimidine kinase/phosphomethylpyrimidine kinase: MKNALSIAGVDPSGGAGIIADLKVFIAHKVYAMGVVTATTAQNTKGLYGMQLIDTKLIKDGINAIFDDIKVDVIKIGVVPSVEIIKTVADTLKAQKYLPPVVLDPVMSCKNGDIWLEGESKNAIVKELFPLAKVITPNRFEATEILGFEIKTKEDAKKACIELLKYGPKSVFLKAGEIDGASVDVFYDGEEVLFLETKRLNTDSTHGSGCSLSSAIASNLANGDDLKTAVKKAEEYIFNAIKNAFKVGSGCNPVNHFYNFY; the protein is encoded by the coding sequence ATGAAAAATGCTCTAAGTATAGCAGGCGTGGATCCAAGTGGTGGAGCTGGTATTATAGCTGATTTAAAGGTTTTTATAGCTCATAAAGTTTATGCAATGGGTGTAGTTACTGCAACTACTGCACAAAACACAAAAGGGCTTTATGGTATGCAACTTATTGACACAAAACTTATTAAAGATGGAATTAATGCAATTTTTGATGATATAAAAGTTGATGTTATAAAAATAGGGGTTGTTCCAAGCGTTGAGATTATAAAAACAGTTGCAGATACTTTAAAAGCTCAAAAATACCTACCACCAGTTGTTTTAGATCCTGTTATGAGTTGTAAAAATGGTGATATTTGGCTTGAAGGCGAGTCTAAAAATGCAATAGTTAAAGAACTTTTTCCATTAGCTAAAGTTATAACACCAAATAGATTTGAGGCAACTGAAATTTTAGGATTTGAGATTAAAACAAAAGAAGATGCTAAAAAAGCTTGTATAGAACTTCTAAAATACGGTCCAAAGAGTGTATTTTTAAAAGCAGGCGAGATTGATGGTGCTTCTGTTGATGTTTTTTATGATGGCGAGGAAGTTCTCTTTTTAGAAACTAAAAGGCTTAATACTGACAGCACTCATGGTTCGGGTTGTTCACTCTCAAGTGCAATAGCTTCAAATTTAGCAAATGGTGATGATTTAAAAACAGCAGTTAAAAAGGCAGAAGAATATATATTTAACGCTATAAAAAATGCTTTTAAAGTTGGTTCAGGTTGTAATCCTGTAAACCATTTTTATAACTTTTATTAA
- a CDS encoding DUF4139 domain-containing protein encodes MRIFTSILSLITVSSMVFADKIENAVDLNQALNLKNVTLYKSGMSYYEYQGILDKDISLKMSFSKAQISDILKSITIIDPKAKDISFRFDSGLDRFANSSNFGVDPKVALTLSDFLAEKKGFMLEVKADSIIRGRILAVENSGFNSVKNPSDTISLFNNGKITTIKFDDIVSFKFLNEDINKELESILALMESEGVSSQRNLYLNIKSNEKRDVKLAYVMKAPIYKISYRAFLEDDSAIFQAWAFINNPNSFDWQDVEISLMSSKPFSFTQDFYTPTYNLEEEIRLIEKKDSIPRRFQMAESRMLSTSSQNKNLSTNPNLFKSNTKESNSDQFSFLIPNKVTILKYQSLAVPLISTNLPMDKFSLLSNINPYGEKSNAILTVELENNSSLKLPSGLVAMYDDGSYIGDAKMKYLAINDKASLKFGEDEDVVASRNDKQTENIVSISINNGLAKQVVRRVLNSTYIVKNKDNKNKQIVLEHPKKADEKVESSIKPLEEKTNYNRYKFTLAPKEERKINISTFRTISSSYELVKLDENRLKYYISNGEIPDKIKMVFEEILGKGELLRQRRKGLKDIKEKQDFIIKSQERARENLKAIGNDNENSKKFLDQILKYEKDINEANKEIQKTKYDIEILEKELKEFIDKIKI; translated from the coding sequence ATGAGGATATTTACTTCTATATTATCTTTAATAACAGTTTCAAGCATGGTATTTGCAGATAAGATAGAGAATGCAGTGGATTTAAATCAAGCACTAAATTTAAAAAATGTAACACTTTATAAATCTGGTATGAGTTACTATGAGTATCAAGGTATTTTAGATAAAGATATATCTTTAAAAATGAGTTTTAGCAAAGCTCAAATAAGTGATATCTTAAAATCAATTACCATAATAGATCCAAAAGCAAAAGATATATCTTTTAGATTTGATAGTGGGCTAGATAGATTTGCAAATAGCAGTAATTTTGGAGTAGATCCTAAGGTAGCTTTAACTCTGAGTGATTTTTTAGCAGAGAAAAAAGGTTTTATGTTAGAAGTTAAGGCAGATTCAATCATAAGAGGTAGAATTTTAGCTGTTGAAAATAGTGGATTTAACTCAGTTAAAAACCCAAGTGATACCATATCGCTTTTTAACAATGGCAAGATAACTACAATAAAATTTGATGATATAGTAAGTTTTAAATTCCTAAATGAAGATATAAACAAAGAATTAGAATCTATTCTTGCTCTTATGGAGAGTGAAGGCGTTTCATCGCAGAGAAATCTATATCTAAATATAAAATCTAACGAAAAAAGAGATGTAAAACTTGCATATGTTATGAAAGCACCAATTTATAAAATTTCATATCGTGCTTTTTTAGAAGATGATAGTGCTATTTTTCAAGCATGGGCATTTATAAATAACCCAAATAGCTTTGATTGGCAAGATGTTGAGATTAGCCTTATGAGTTCAAAGCCTTTTTCTTTTACTCAAGATTTTTATACTCCAACATATAATCTTGAAGAAGAAATTAGGTTAATAGAAAAAAAAGATAGTATTCCTAGAAGATTCCAAATGGCAGAGTCTAGGATGTTATCTACAAGCTCACAAAACAAAAATTTATCGACTAATCCAAATTTATTTAAAAGCAATACAAAAGAGTCAAATAGCGACCAATTTTCTTTTTTGATACCAAATAAAGTTACCATTTTAAAATACCAAAGTTTAGCAGTTCCGCTTATAAGCACAAATTTGCCAATGGATAAATTCTCACTACTTTCAAACATAAATCCATATGGAGAAAAAAGCAATGCCATTTTAACAGTTGAGCTAGAAAATAACTCAAGCTTAAAACTTCCTAGTGGACTTGTTGCTATGTATGATGATGGTAGCTATATAGGAGATGCTAAGATGAAATATCTTGCCATAAACGACAAAGCTAGTTTGAAATTTGGAGAAGATGAGGATGTGGTCGCTTCAAGAAATGACAAACAAACAGAAAATATAGTATCAATTAGCATTAATAATGGTTTAGCTAAACAGGTTGTAAGAAGAGTTTTAAACTCTACCTATATAGTTAAAAACAAAGATAATAAAAATAAACAAATAGTGCTAGAACACCCTAAAAAAGCAGATGAAAAAGTTGAATCTAGCATAAAGCCACTTGAAGAAAAAACAAATTATAATAGATATAAATTTACTTTAGCACCAAAAGAGGAGCGCAAAATAAATATAAGCACATTTAGGACTATATCTAGCTCATACGAATTAGTTAAACTAGATGAAAATAGGCTTAAGTATTACATTTCAAACGGCGAAATTCCTGATAAGATTAAAATGGTTTTTGAAGAGATACTTGGAAAAGGAGAACTTTTAAGACAAAGGCGCAAAGGCTTAAAAGATATAAAAGAAAAGCAAGATTTTATTATAAAGTCTCAAGAAAGAGCAAGGGAAAATTTAAAAGCTATAGGAAATGATAATGAAAACTCAAAGAAATTTTTAGATCAAATTTTAAAATATGAAAAAGATATAAACGAAGCAAATAAAGAGATCCAAAAAACAAAATATGATATAGAAATTTTAGAAAAAGAGTTAAAAGAATTTATAGATAAGATAAAAATTTAG
- a CDS encoding type III restriction-modification system endonuclease — protein MKGFNFEKNLPHQTQAVNNTIAVFENLEINKPEQINKNCVNPILDKNINFQYFNNIRNIQELNGIEPFRDNNSNIIDIMMETGTGKTYTYTKTIFELNRYFGIFKFIVVVPTLSIKAGTIDFLKSDSQREHFKEQYGKSIELHIVESQKTSKNKKLNMPTAVSSFVTAENFGNKTIQVMIINAGMVNSDTMQKRFDRMLFDNYNTPFGGIASVNPFVIIDEPHKFSKDNKTWKNIEKMKPQFILRYGATFEKYENLIYTLSAVDSFNRNLVKGVIGHIAEFEDGKNAIVKLVNTDGKEATFELTEGNKKSSVKIAKKESLQKVHSKMSGLLVENLNKSKVLLSNGLQMSKGDKINPYSYAQTLQEVMIKKAIRNHFKIEKEFLTRDVKIKPLTLFFIDNIEEYRGENGYIKKLLEEEIKAQVENLLKTETNSFYKSYLEKTLSDISKTHGGYFSKDNTEKDEAIEQEVIEILHDKQLMLNLNNTRRFIFSKWTLREGWDNPNVFQICKLRSSGSEISKLQEVGRGLRLPVNEYGNRVKDEQFYLNYFVDFTESDFVESLVNEINEKSGAISIEKEPEKFTCDIIKKICEIYKTDEESLLEMLDEKNLITRSNNFKNGGWEYIKKNYPLIFDGIGSNKIRKTTDTKKKIAIRTQKYQDLKELWEKLNEKVILEYKFKNEDEFKTLLVKFFNSEKEMFLIKGIKEKKSKILFKDKKAIIDDEISVLDSDITPISTMKYSDFVLELSKALNVNLKTINLSILESKIKINQFLNTSTIRIIKQKFNDYLLFNAFNKYEISYQKVSNSIHPTKLTDKNGKVLEEILATDVGVMFDDEDVAKNYLFEELYYDSELEKQNIQENIKEVVVFTKIPKNSIKIPIVGGKSYSPDFAYVLTFENGKKQLNFIVETKNVLDEDALRKEEIQKIKHAEVFFNGDIKIKFRTQFSNDKINELIKEIIKS, from the coding sequence AAAAACTATTTTTGAACTTAATCGCTATTTTGGAATTTTTAAATTCATAGTTGTAGTTCCAACACTTTCTATCAAAGCAGGGACGATTGATTTTTTAAAATCAGATAGTCAAAGAGAGCATTTTAAAGAACAATATGGAAAAAGTATAGAATTACACATCGTAGAGAGTCAAAAAACAAGCAAGAACAAAAAGTTAAATATGCCAACAGCAGTAAGCAGTTTTGTAACGGCAGAAAATTTTGGCAACAAAACAATTCAAGTAATGATAATAAATGCTGGTATGGTAAACTCAGATACAATGCAAAAGAGATTTGATAGAATGCTTTTTGATAATTATAATACCCCATTTGGTGGCATTGCGTCAGTAAATCCTTTTGTAATAATAGACGAGCCTCATAAATTTTCTAAAGATAATAAAACATGGAAAAATATAGAAAAGATGAAACCTCAATTCATTTTAAGATATGGTGCTACTTTTGAAAAGTATGAAAATTTGATTTATACATTATCAGCGGTTGACTCTTTTAATCGTAACTTAGTAAAAGGGGTTATCGGCCATATAGCTGAATTTGAAGATGGTAAAAATGCTATTGTTAAGCTTGTAAACACAGATGGCAAAGAGGCAACTTTTGAATTAACCGAAGGAAACAAAAAAAGTAGTGTCAAAATTGCAAAAAAAGAGAGTCTACAAAAAGTTCATTCCAAGATGAGTGGATTGCTTGTTGAAAATTTAAATAAAAGTAAAGTTTTACTATCTAATGGGCTACAGATGAGTAAGGGAGATAAGATAAACCCATACTCTTATGCACAAACCTTGCAAGAAGTTATGATAAAAAAAGCAATAAGAAATCATTTTAAAATTGAAAAAGAATTTTTAACAAGAGATGTTAAAATAAAACCATTAACACTTTTTTTTATTGATAATATCGAAGAATATAGAGGAGAAAATGGTTATATAAAAAAACTACTTGAAGAGGAGATAAAAGCTCAAGTAGAAAATTTACTTAAAACTGAAACTAACTCTTTTTATAAAAGTTATTTAGAAAAAACATTAAGTGATATATCAAAAACACACGGAGGATATTTTTCTAAAGATAATACTGAAAAAGATGAAGCTATAGAACAAGAGGTTATTGAAATACTTCACGATAAGCAGTTAATGTTAAATCTTAATAATACAAGGCGTTTTATCTTTTCAAAATGGACTTTAAGAGAGGGTTGGGATAACCCTAATGTTTTTCAAATATGTAAATTAAGAAGTAGTGGGAGTGAAATTTCAAAACTTCAAGAGGTTGGACGTGGTTTGCGTTTGCCTGTAAATGAGTATGGTAACCGAGTAAAAGACGAACAATTTTATCTAAATTATTTTGTAGATTTTACAGAGAGTGATTTTGTAGAGAGTTTAGTAAATGAAATCAATGAAAAATCAGGTGCAATTTCTATAGAAAAAGAGCCTGAAAAATTTACATGCGACATCATCAAGAAAATTTGTGAAATTTATAAGACAGATGAAGAGAGTTTGCTTGAAATGCTTGATGAAAAAAATCTCATTACCCGTTCTAACAATTTTAAAAATGGTGGTTGGGAGTATATCAAAAAAAATTATCCTTTAATTTTTGATGGAATTGGTTCAAACAAAATTCGCAAAACTACGGATACTAAAAAGAAAATTGCTATAAGGACACAAAAGTATCAAGACTTAAAAGAACTTTGGGAAAAGCTTAATGAAAAAGTTATTTTAGAGTATAAATTTAAAAATGAGGACGAGTTTAAAACTCTTTTGGTTAAATTTTTTAATTCTGAAAAAGAGATGTTTTTAATAAAAGGCATTAAAGAGAAAAAATCAAAAATTTTATTTAAAGATAAAAAAGCAATTATAGATGATGAAATTTCTGTTTTAGATAGTGATATTACACCTATTTCTACTATGAAATATAGTGATTTTGTTTTGGAACTTTCAAAAGCCTTAAATGTGAATTTAAAGACTATTAATTTATCTATTTTGGAATCTAAAATTAAGATTAATCAATTTTTAAATACATCTACGATTAGGATAATCAAGCAAAAATTTAATGATTATTTGTTATTTAATGCTTTTAATAAATATGAAATTTCTTATCAAAAAGTTTCAAACAGTATTCATCCAACTAAACTTACAGACAAAAATGGTAAAGTATTAGAAGAAATTTTAGCAACAGATGTTGGTGTTATGTTTGATGATGAAGATGTGGCTAAAAACTATCTTTTTGAAGAACTTTATTATGATTCTGAATTAGAAAAGCAAAACATACAAGAAAATATTAAAGAGGTAGTAGTTTTTACAAAAATACCTAAAAACTCAATTAAAATTCCTATCGTGGGAGGCAAGAGTTATTCACCTGATTTTGCCTATGTTTTAACTTTTGAAAATGGCAAAAAGCAACTTAATTTTATAGTAGAGACTAAAAATGTATTGGATGAAGATGCTTTAAGAAAAGAAGAGATACAAAAAATCAAACATGCTGAAGTGTTTTTTAATGGTGATATAAAGATTAAATTTAGAACACAATTTTCAAATGATAAAATAAATGAACTAATTAAGGAGATAATTAAAAGCTAA